From Coffea arabica cultivar ET-39 chromosome 2e, Coffea Arabica ET-39 HiFi, whole genome shotgun sequence, the proteins below share one genomic window:
- the LOC113725537 gene encoding large ribosomal subunit protein uL29 — protein MARIKVHELRNKSKTELLAQLKDLKAELALLRVAKVTGGAPNKLSKIKVVRLSIAQVLTVISQKQKAALREAYKNKKYLPLDLRPKKTRAIRRRLTKHQASLKTERQKKKEMYFPVRKYAIKV, from the exons ATGG CTAGAATCAAGGTACACGAGCTTCGTAACAAGTCGAAGACGGAATTGCTAGCGCAGTTGAAGGATCTCAAGGCGGAGCTCGCCCTTCTCCGCGTCGCCAAGGTCACTGGCGGTGCCCCTAACAAACTCTCCAAAAT CAAGGTAGTGAGGTTGTCCATCGCCCAGGTGTTGACTGTAATTTCCCAAAAGCAGAAGGCTGCTCTTAGGGAGGCTTACAAGAACAAGAAATACTTGCCCCTCGACCTGCGCCCCAAGAAAACAAGGGCTATCCGCAGACGTCTTACCAAGCATCAG GCCTCTTTGAAGACAGAGCGACAGAAGAAGAAGGAGATGTACTTCCCTGTGCGAAAGTATGCCATTAAGGTTTAG
- the LOC140037408 gene encoding secreted RxLR effector protein 161-like, with the protein MEGSMLIVSLYVDDLLFTGNDELMFTEFKNSMKNEFDMTDLGKMKYFLGLEVLQKSGGIFIGQRKYAQEMLQRFEMSQSNSVQTPMVPGFKLCKDEEGITVDKTHFKQLVGCLMYLTATRPDVMFATSLLSRYMENPTQLHLQQAKRVLRYLQGTTEYGIFYKKGGNNDLIAYTDSDYAGDLDDRRSTLGYVFLFSSGAVSWSSKKQPIVSLSITEAEFIVVAACACQAIWLKRVLKTLDQTQ; encoded by the coding sequence ATGGAGGGCAGCATGCTTATTGTAAgtttatatgttgatgatcttcTTTTCACAGGAAATGATGAGTTGATGTTTACTGAGTTTAAGAACTCAATGAAGAATGAGTTTGATATGACTGATCTTGGTAAAATGAAATATTTCTTGGGTCTCGAAGTCTTGCAGAAATCAGGTGGAATTTTTATCGGTCAAAGAAAGTATGCTCAGGAGATGTTGCAACGTTTTGAAATGAGTCAAAGCAATTCTGTTCAAACTCCAATGGTTCCTGGTTTCAAGCTTTGCAAGGATGAAGAAGGAATTACGGTGGACAAGACTCACTTCAAACAACTGGTAGGCTGTCTTATGTATCTGACTGCGACTCGTCCAGATGTGATGTTTGCAACAAGTCTTTTGAGCAGATATATGGAGAATCCTACTCAGCTTCATTTACAACAAGCAAAGAGAGTGTTGAGGTATTTGCAAGGAACAACTGAGTATGGAATTTTCTATAAGAAGGGAGGAAATAATGATCTTATAGCATACACTGATAGTGATTATGCGGGTGACTTGGATGATAGAAGAAGTACATTAGGCTATGTTTTTCTCTTCAGTTCTGGAGCTGTATCATGGTCTTCTAAGAAACAACCTATTGTGAGTCTATCTATCACCGAAGCTGAATTTATTGTTGTTGCTGCTTGTGCTTGTCAAGCAATTTGGTTAAAAAGAGTACTCAAAACGCTGGATCAGACTCAGTAA
- the LOC113725538 gene encoding exocyst complex component EXO70H1, with the protein MAIIEIPRRETAALPATPRRAMARIFSPSNSTSTISSFSNHFSSNTISEPMMDENIEKAEAMITKWDVKGSTFAKFTSLFQENRKEAKDFVNCIKDLRRAMHFLVSERASAGKLVRAQNLMQMSMQRLEKEFYQILSANREYLDPESVSSRSSTISRSLSATSDDENDYSSDHEIQRVGDKISEVERLSVLAMSDLRLIADCMISTGYGKECLTIYKIIRRSIVDEGLYRLGIERYSSSQINKMNPTALEHQIKTWLNGIKIAVKTLLHGERFLCDHVFSSSEAIRESCFADIAKEGATNLFRFPELVAKSKRWPEKVFLLMDLYEAISDLWPETESIFSFESISSVKSQACSSLHKLSDSVRTLLTDFESSIQKNSSKVPVPGGAIHPLTISVLNYVSSLANYSGVLSDIIAGSASPTQLPLPESYFESPTVNEMPTSAVSVRLAWIILVLLCKLDSKANLYNDIALSYLFLANNLQFVGKKVSTTSLKCLLGDDWTVKLDRKVKLYAANYELMAWNKVFSCLPEKSQEDMSPDTVKTYFRQFKAAFDEACRKQMSWVVPDGKFRDDIKLSIKSKLVPVYREFYSTHIDVLKGDRTLKLVRFSPDNLGNYLSGILQGTAVLESSSSSLSTSRASRWLP; encoded by the coding sequence ATGGCGATTATTGAAATTCCCAGAAGGGAGACAGCAGCACTGCCTGCCACTCCACGAAGAGCAATGGCAAGAATCTTCTCCCCGTCCAATTCTACCTCAACCATctcttcattttccaatcatttcTCTTCAAACACAATCTCTGAGCCAATGATGGATGAAAACATTGAAAAGGCTGAGGCCATGATCACAAAATGGGACGTCAAAGGCTCCACCTTCGCTAAATTCACCTCGCTCTTCCAAGAGAACAGAAAAGAAGCCAAGGACTTTGTCAACTGTATCAAGGACTTGCGCAGAGCCATGCATTTCCTCGTTTCCGAACGAGCTAGTGCTGGCAAACTCGTACGAGCACAAAACCTGATGCAAATGTCTATGCAGCGCCTCGAGAAAGAGTTCTACCAAATTTTGTCAGCTAATAGGGAGTATTTGGATCCAGAATCGGTTTCTAGCCGATCCTCAACAATATCACGGTCACTGTCCGCTACTTCAGATGATGAAAATGACTACAGCTCCGACCATGAGATTCAGAGAGTTGGCGATAAGATTTCTGAAGTCGAACGGCTTTCAGTGCTAGCCATGTCTGACCTCAGGCTGATTGCCGATTGCATGATCAGCACAGGTTATGGGAAAGAGTGTCTGACAATATATAAAATCATCAGAAGGTCAATTGTTGATGAAGGACTCTACCGTCTTGGGATTGAACGATACAGTTCATCCCAGATCAACAAAATGAATCCCACTGCTCTGGAGCATCAGATAAAAACTTGGTTGAATGGAATCAAAATTGCAGTGAAAACCCTTTTACATGGAGAGAGATTTCTGTGCGATCATGTCTTCTCTTCCTCTGAAGCAATCAGAGAATCATGTTTCGCTGATATAGCTAAAGAGGGAGCAACCAATCTGTTCAGATTTCCAGAGCTTGTTGCAAAAAGTAAAAGATGGCCGGAAAAAGTTTTCCTGCTAATGGACTTGTATGAAGCAATCTCGGACCTGTGGCCGGAGACTGAATCAATCTTCTCATTTGAATCAATCTCCTCTGTCAAATCTCAAGCTTGCTCCTCTCTCCATAAGCTCAGTGACTCAGTCAGGACACTTCTCACTGATTTTGAGTCATCAATTCAAAAGAATTCATCTAAAGTCCCTGTTCCTGGTGGAGCAATACATCCATTGACCATTTCAGTGCTGAATTACGTCTCTTCACTTGCCAACTATAGCGGAGTTCTCTCTGATATCATTGCTGGTTCTGCATCCCCAACACAGTTGCCACTTCCAGAGTCCTACTTCGAGAGTCCAACGGTCAATGAGATGCCAACTTCAGCTGTCTCTGTTCGACTTGCGTGGATCATCCTTGTCCTCCTTTGTAAACTTGATAGTAAAGCTAATTTATATAATGACATTGCACTGTCCTATCTCTTCTTGGCTAACAATCTCCAGTTTGTTGGCAAAAAAGTCTCTACCACATCCCTCAAGTGCCTTCTAGGCGATGACTGGACGGTGAAGCTTGACAGAAAGGTGAAATTATATGCAGCAAATTACGAACTGATGGCTTGGAATAAAGTGTTTTCATGCCTACCGGAAAAATCACAAGAAGATATGTCGCCTGATACTGTAAAGACGTATTTCAGGCAATTCAAAGCAGCCTTTGATGAGGCATGCCGGAAACAAATGTCTTGGGTGGTTCCAGATGGGAAGTTTCGAGATGATATCAAACTatcaataaaaagcaaactgGTGCCCGTATATAGGGAATTCTACAGCACACATATTGATGTACTTAAGGGGGACAGGACCTTGAAATTGGTGAGGTTCTCCCCAGATAATTTAGGAAATTATCTGTCAGGTATACTCCAAGGAACTGCGGTACTAGAGagttcatcatcatcattgtcAACTTCTCGAGCATCAAGATGGCTCCCATAA
- the LOC140036597 gene encoding probable pectate lyase 4 → MTTLPYADADSSLRALAGRAEGFGRFSVGGLHGPVYYVTSLADDGPGSLRDGCRRKEPLWIVFAVSGTIHLSSYLNVSSYKTVDGRGQRIKLTGKGLRLKECEHIIICNLEFEGGRGHDVDGIQIKPNSRHIWIDRCSLRDYDDGLIDITRQSTDITISRCNFTQHDKTMLIGADPSHVGDRCIRVTIHHCFFDGTRQRHPRVRFGKVHLYNNYTRNWGIYAVCASVESQVYSQCNIYEAGQKKKAFEYYTEKAADKQEAKSGLIRSEGDLFLSGAQAFLVAGCSEESMFHPSEFYPTWTLEPASDSLKAVLQICTGWQSITLPAEESSSRAATA, encoded by the exons ATGACAACGTTGCCGTATGCTGACGCAGATTCCAGCCTGAGAGCATTGGCCGGTCGAGCGGAAGGTTTCGGCAGGTTCTCAGTTGGTGGCCTCCACGGTCCGGTCTATTACGTCACCAGTTTGGCAG ATGATGGTCCAGGATCACTTCGTGATGGATGTCGTAGAAAAGAACCACTTTGGATTGTTTTTGCAGTTTCAGGCACCATTCATCTCTCGTCATACTTGAACGTGTCATCTTACAAAACCGTTGATGGCCGTGGCCAAAGGATAAAACTGACCGGCAAGGGCTTGAGGCTGAAGGAATGTGAGCACATTATTATATGCAACCTGGAGTTTGAGGGCGGTAGAGGGCATGATGTTGATGGCATTCAGATAAAGCCGAATTCCAGGCACATATGGATAGATCGATGTAGTCTTCGTGATTATGATGACGGACTCATAGATATAACCAGACAAAGTACAGACATCACTATTTCCAG ATGCAACTTCACACAACATGACAAGACAATGCTTATTGGAGCAGATCCATCTCATGTTGGTGATAGATGTATTAGGGTGACTATTCACCACTGCTTTTTCGATGGGACTCGTCAAAGGCACCCTCGTGTTAGATTTGGAAAAGTTCATCTGTACAACAATTACACCAGGAACTGGGGCATATATGCTGTTTGCGCCAGTGTAGAATCACAA GTATATTCTCAATGCAACATTTATGAAGCTGGGCAGAAGAAAAAAGCTTTCGAGTACTACACAGAGAAG GCAGCGGATAAGCAGGAGGCGAAGTCTGGTCTGATAAGATCTGAAGGGGATTTGTTTCTGAGTGGAGCTCAAGCATTCTTAGTTGCAGGATGTAGTGAAGAAAGCATGTTTCATCCCAGTGAATTTTACCCCACATGGACGCTGGAACCTGCCTCAGACTCTCTTAAAGCTGTTCTTCAGATTTGCACAGGCTGGCAATCTATTACCCTTCCAGCCGAAGAAAGCAGCAGCCGTGCAGCAACTGCATGA
- the LOC140037176 gene encoding 3-ketoacyl-CoA synthase 19-like, which yields MELFTAICILCFLYLMHHLYKLFLRITNQRFYMIAYQCYKPAEDRKLTTDLCASIILRNKNLGLDDYRFLLQTMVNSGIGENTYAPKNIILGKAVHPELIDSLSEIDEIFFDTLDKLFANSGISPQEIDIVVVNVSLLSSVPSLTSRIINHYKMRPDIKAFNLSGMGCSASLIAIDLVKHLFKTHRNSFAIVVSTDALGAKWYCGKEKCMMLPNCMMRSGGCSMLFTNKRVFQDRAILKLKYTIRTHFGANDEAYNCGIDMEDNQGYRGFRLALTKELVKAAAQSNLRVLVPKLLPLREIILFVIMASYRKITKTKSSSLAAAPNMKTGVEHFCIHPGAKAVVEGFGKSLGLDEYDIEPSRMTLHRFGNMAAGSIWYVLGYMEAKKRLKKGDRILMITFGAGLKCNTCVWEVMRDMDGSNVWEDCIDNYPPKSLANHFMEKFAWLNDESMSFLSLDDIREKISFEIKASRC from the coding sequence ATGGAGCTCTTTACTGCAATCTGCATCCTTTGCTTCCTCTACCTCATGCACCACCTCTACAAGTTATTCCTTCGGATCACAAATCAACGATTTTACATGATAGCTTATCAGTGTTACAAGCCCGCGGAGGACAGGAAGTTAACAACAGATTTATGTGCTTCCATCATTTTGCGGAACAAAAACCTTGGCCTAGACGACTACAGGTTCCTCTTACAAACCATGGTCAATTCAGGTATTGGTGAAAATACTTATGCCCCGAAAAATATCATCCTGGGCAAAGCAGTCCATCCTGAATTAATCGATTCGTTATCCGAAATAGATGAAATCTTCTTCGACACACTCGACAAACTCTTTGCTAATTCAGGGATTTCTCCACAAGAAATCGACATAGTTGTGGTGAACGTATCCCTTCTTTCATCCGTGCCATCTCTAACATCTCGAATCATAAACCATTACAAAATGAGGCCTGATATTAAGGCCTTCAATCTCTCAGGGATGGGGTGCAGTGCAAGTCTTATTGCAATTGATCTAGTCAAGCACTTGTTCAAGACTCATAGAAATTCTTTTGCTATAGTTGTCAGCACGGATGCCTTAGGTGCAAAATGGTATTgtggaaaagaaaaatgcatgatgcTCCCCAACTGCATGATGCGCTCGGGTGGTTGTTCCATGCTCTTCACGAACAAAAGGGTTTTCCAGGATCGAGCCATCTTGAAATTGAAATACACTATCCGAACTCATTTTGGAGCAAACGATGAAGCATACAATTGTGGAATTGACATGGAAGATAATCAAGGATACCGAGGATTTCGTCTTGCTTTGACAAAGGAGCTAGTCAAAGCTGCTGCTCAATCTAATCTGAGAGTTCTCGTGCCGAAATTACTTCCATTAAGGGAAATAATTCTGTTCGTCATCATGGCATCCTATAGAAAGATTACTAAAACGAAAAGTTCATCCTTAGCTGCAGCTCCAAATATGAAGACTGGTGTCGAACATTTCTGCATACATCCGGGTGCAAAAGCTGTAGTTGAGGGATTTGGCAAGAGTTTAGGGCTTGACGAATATGATATTGAACCATCTCGGATGACACTACACAGATTTGGCAACATGGCTGCTGGTTCTATTTGGTACGTCTTAGGTTATATGGAAGCTAAGAAGAGGCTCAAGAAAGGTGACAGGATACTCATGATTACTTTTGGTGCTGGTCTAAAATGCAACACTTGCGTATGGGAGGTGATGAGGGACATGGATGGCTCAAATGTGTGGGAAGATTGCATTGACAACTACCCTCCGAAGTCCCTAGCGAACCATTTCATGGAGAAATTTGCTTGGCTCAATGATGAAAGTATGAGCTTCCTTAGCCTGGATGACATTCGTGAGAAAATTTCTTTCGAAATCAAGGCCTCTAGATGTTGA